GGCGTAAGCAGCGGCCTCTTCTCCATCTTTGTACCGGCAATGGGATTGAGAAAGTTGATCGGTATCCCGTCCACATCCAGTTCCTTGATGGTGAAGGCCATTTCCACCCGCTGTTCCCAGGTTTCACCAAGGCCCAAAATGCCCCCTGAACAGACCTTCATCCCCGATAATTTGGCAAGTTGAACCGTTTTGACATCCTCATCATAGTCATGGGTGGTGCATACCTGATCAAAAAAACTCCGGGCGGTCTCCAGGTTATGGTGATAAACGGAAATCCCGCCCTCTTTCAGCCTGCGCGCCCTGGATTCCGTGAGCATCCCCAGGGAGGCGCAGACCGTAAGATCCGTCTGCCCGGTGATGGCCGCCGCACTACTGCAGATAGTGTCGATTTCCCTATCCGTAAGCATATAACCGCTGGTAACCATTGAATACCTCGTGGCTCCGGTTTTATCCAGGTGAAGCGCATTTTTTACAATCTCTTCTTCCTTCAATAAGTCATAGGTTTTGATCCCGGTCCTATGGTGGGATGATTGGGCACAGAAGGCGCAGTCTTCAGAGCAAAAACCCGATTTGGCATTGATGATGGAACACAGGACCATTTTGTTTTTCTCATATGCTTTCTTGATTGTATGGGCACAGAATAGTAAATCAATGGTATCATTATCGGGAAGACGGGCAAGCTCACAGCCATCTTCGTAGGAAATCGAATCCCTGCCGCGTATAATTTTCTCAGTCATCTCAATTATCTTCTTGTTAAACATACCTTTCCCCTAATCCCTGATCCCTTTCTTTTTTCTGCCCCATATCAGAGAGAAAAATATAAGTCAACCATAATTATAATTTGGGTTGACAAATAATCGGGAGGATGCTATGAGCGACGCGATGTCCACAAAGCAGCAATTACTCATTCATTTAAAAGGAGGTAAGGGAACCTGGGTCTCAGGCGAGGCCCTGGCACACAAAATGGCCATTTCCCGGTCTGCCATATGGA
Above is a genomic segment from Deltaproteobacteria bacterium containing:
- the bioB gene encoding biotin synthase BioB; protein product: MFNKKIIEMTEKIIRGRDSISYEDGCELARLPDNDTIDLLFCAHTIKKAYEKNKMVLCSIINAKSGFCSEDCAFCAQSSHHRTGIKTYDLLKEEEIVKNALHLDKTGATRYSMVTSGYMLTDREIDTICSSAAAITGQTDLTVCASLGMLTESRARRLKEGGISVYHHNLETARSFFDQVCTTHDYDEDVKTVQLAKLSGMKVCSGGILGLGETWEQRVEMAFTIKELDVDGIPINFLNPIAGTKMEKRPLLTPLEALKCIALFRFINPDKDILICGGREVTLKDYQSWIMLAGANGLMIGNYLTTQGRTIKTDMDMLKDYFSK